The genomic DNA CGTGAATTCGGTGAGGACCGCAGCAGTCCGTTCGGGCGCCCACGGCACACCGTCGGGATGTTCCACACTCCCGTCGTCGGGCCGTTTCCCCGTACGCCCGTGCCGGACCAGACCGAGGTCCTCCATGGTCACGACACGGCCGAGACGCTCGGTGAACAGAGCCGCCAGCACCCTCGGCACCGGATCGCGCGGGATCTCTCCCATGTCGATCCAACGCCGTACCCGCGAGGTGTCGGTCGAGAGCTGAGGGTGGCCCATGGCCGCCGCCTGCCGGTTGACCCGCCGCGCGAGTTCGCCCTTGGACCAGCCGGCCAGGCCGAACAGGTCCGAGAGACGGGAGTTGGGTTGTCCGTTCACGTCAAGCCCCCAGGTTCTCGGCTGACTTGAACATAGCCCGGCGCGGGTTGCCGGGCGACTATTCGCCAGGGTTCGCCAGGGTGCGCCAGATGGTGTGCCACTGCGCATCTGGTGTCAGGTAGGAACGCGCCACCCCGACCCGGTCACCGAGGGACACTCCCCAGGGTGCACCTGCGGAACCGGGCCGGGAGCGCGCTTGCTTGGACAGGCACTGCAGGCACACGAAGGGATCTGTATCTCCCATGTACACAGCATCGTCCTCCGTGTCCGCCCCGCCCCGGTCGCTGCACCCTCGCCCGGGCGCCGGCGGCCCCTACCTCGACCCGGCGCGTCCGGCGGCCGGCCCCGTGCTCGGTGCGGGCAGGCCGCGGCGCGTTCCCGGGCTCGGCCCCCAACCGCTCAGCGGGAGACTCGACTTGTCCGGCCCTCAGGGCGCCCAACTGCGTACGGCGATCGCGTCGGTGCACCGGATCTGTCCGGAGTTCGCTCCGGTGCAGGTGCTACGCCGCAACGGGCGCTCCGTGCTTCTGGTCGGAACGACCGGACGCAGCACGGCCGTCGCGAAGTGTTTACTGGACCACTCCCCCGCGTGGGCCGAGCGGATCCGGCACGAGATAGCGGCCTACCGCTCGTTCGTCCGGCACCGCCCGCCGGTGCGGGTGCCGCGGCTGATCGCGGCGGACCCGGACAACTGCACGCTCGTCATCGAGCGGATGCCGGGCCGGGTGGCGGCGCTGCACCGCCACCCGGCCGAGGCTCCGCCGCGGGCGGACATCAGGGCGGCGCTCGGTGCGGTCTGCCGGCTGAACGCCTGGCGGCCGCCGGCCGGTACGTTCGACGCGCCGCTGGACTACGCGGCCCGTATCTCCCGCTATCACGAGCTGGGGCTGCTCACCGACCGGGACATGGGAGACCTGCAGAAGCTGCTGCACGGCATCGCGCACGCGGCGGGCCGACATGGCATGGGCCAGTTCTGCCACGGCGACGCCCTGCTGTCCAACATCCTTCTCTCACCGGCCGGTCCAGTGCTGGTGGACTGGGAGCACGCGGGCTGGTACCTGCCGGGCTACGACCTGGCGACGCTGTGGGCGGTGCTCGGGGACGCGCCGGTGGCCCGGCGGCAGATCAGCCAGATCGCGCAGTCGGCGGGACCGGCCTCGCGTGACGCCTTCCTGGTGAACCTGATGCTGGTGCTGACCCGGGAGATCCGCACCTACGAGATGGCCGTGCAGCGTTCGATGCACGACACGACCCCGGCGGCACCGGGCGTGGTGGCCCACCCGGGTGCTGCGCCGTCCGGCGAGGAACAACGGCTGCTGCTGAGGCGGCTGCACGACGACTGCCAGATGGCCCGACGGGCCGTGCGTGCGGCGGTCGGCACTCGCTGACGGGGACGACGGTCCGCGGTGCGCCCCGCAGCGGCGCACCGCGGACTTCGTGTGTCTCGGCCACATGTGGATCCCCCCTATGTGGCTCGCCCATTGGTGTACACCACTGACGCCCCGCAGGCCCGAAAGCCGCCGCCACGAAACTCCTCGCATCCCCTGTTGACATGGGAAATCGCCTTCCTCTGGGCATGATTGACGGATCGTCGGCCAGCCGGTACCACTGACGCACGCCCGGCCCCGCACGGTTCGTCACATCCCACCGTCCCAGGAGGCTGCATTGCGAGGATCCTCGACCGACCCCACCCGCTCTCCCGGACACAGACGCGCGCGCGGGTCCGCCTGCGCGCTCGCCACGGCCGCTCTGCTGCTGCCCCTGCTGGGCGCGGCCCCTTCCGGGAGCGCCACCGATTCCTCCGCCGCCACTCTCCAGCGGGCGTTCGCGTCGGCGTCCGCCGAGTACCACGTGCCGCAATCGGTGCTGCTGGCCGTCTCCTACCTCCAGTCCCGCTGGGACACGCACGACGGGGCCCCGAGCGTCACCGGCGGCTACGGCCCCATGCACCTCACGGACGCCCGGACCGCCCTCGCCGCGACGGAGCACTTCAGCGAGGGCACCGAGGACGCCCGCGGCGATAGCGCCCGCCCGGCCCTGCACCCGACCGCTCAGATCCCGGCGGACTCCCAACTCCCGGCCCGGCTGCGGACGTTGACGAAGGCGGCCAAGCTGACCGGGCTCGCGGCGAGTGACCTGCGGACCGACGAGGCCGCCAATGTGGCGGGCGGCGCCGCACTCCTCGCCGACGCCCAGCAGGCCCTGGGCGAGCCGCTGAGCGCGGACCCGGCCGACTGGTACGGCGCGATCGCGCGCTTCTCCGGCGCCGACGACACGGCGACGGCCGCCGCGTATGCCAACGATGTCTACGACGTGATCCACACCGGCGAGGAGCGCACCACGGACGCCGGGCAGCAGGTCGCCCTGGCCGCACAGCCGGAACTCGCCCCCGACACCGCGCAGTTGGCGGAGACCGGGCTGCGCACGCTCTCCGCCGCCGGCACGGAGTGCCCGAAGAAGGTGTCCTGCGAGTGGATCCCGGCGCCGTACTCCCAGTTCGGGAGCAAATACGGCAACCACGACCTGGGCGACCGGCCCGCGATGCAGAGCATCAAGTACATCGTCGTCCATGACACGGAAGGCCAGTGGGAGGGTGTCCTGAACATGGTCCAGGACCCCACCTATGTGTCCTGGAACTACACGATCCGCTCCACCGACGGGTTGATCGCCCAGCATGTGAAGGCCAAGGACGTGGCCTGGCACGCGGGCAACTGGTACATCAACGCGAAGTCGATCGGCATCGAGCACGAGGGCTTCCTCGCCGCGCCCGACGCCTGGTACACGGAGGCGATGTACCGCTCGTCGGCACGGCTGGTCTCGTACCTGACCAAGAAGTACGGCATCCCGCTGGACCGGCAGCACATCCTGGGCCACGACACCGTGCCGGGGCCGACCACGTCCACGGTCCCCGGGATGCACACGGACCCGGGCCCGTACTGGGACTGGGCGCACTACTTCGACCTGCTGGGTCACCCCGTCAAGCAGACCGCGCGCAAGAGCGGCGGCCTGGTGACGATCCGCCCCGACTACACCACCAACCGGCCGGTGTACACGGGCTGCGTCACCGCGGGCCAGCCGTGCGCGGCGCACGGGTCGAGCGAGGTCCGGCTGTACTCCGGGCCGGGCGAGACCTACCCCCTGATCAAGGACATCGGCCTCGGGACCACCCCGACGACCGGCGTCAACGACCTCTCCTCACGAGTGTCCACCGGACAGCAGTACGCGGTGGCCGACCGTTCTGGCGACTGGACCGCGATCTGGTACCTGGGCCAGGAGGCCTGGTTCAAGAACCCGAAGAAGCACCCCACCGCCGTGTCCGCGACAGGCCTGGTGGTGACGCCGAAGGCGGGCGCGGACAGCATCCCGGTGTACGGCCGCGCCTACCCGGAGGCCTCGGCCTACCCCGCGGGGGTGCCCGCCCAGGCGGTGTCGC from Streptomyces sp. NBC_01478 includes the following:
- a CDS encoding aminoglycoside phosphotransferase family protein; the protein is MYTASSSVSAPPRSLHPRPGAGGPYLDPARPAAGPVLGAGRPRRVPGLGPQPLSGRLDLSGPQGAQLRTAIASVHRICPEFAPVQVLRRNGRSVLLVGTTGRSTAVAKCLLDHSPAWAERIRHEIAAYRSFVRHRPPVRVPRLIAADPDNCTLVIERMPGRVAALHRHPAEAPPRADIRAALGAVCRLNAWRPPAGTFDAPLDYAARISRYHELGLLTDRDMGDLQKLLHGIAHAAGRHGMGQFCHGDALLSNILLSPAGPVLVDWEHAGWYLPGYDLATLWAVLGDAPVARRQISQIAQSAGPASRDAFLVNLMLVLTREIRTYEMAVQRSMHDTTPAAPGVVAHPGAAPSGEEQRLLLRRLHDDCQMARRAVRAAVGTR
- a CDS encoding N-acetylmuramoyl-L-alanine amidase, which translates into the protein MRGSSTDPTRSPGHRRARGSACALATAALLLPLLGAAPSGSATDSSAATLQRAFASASAEYHVPQSVLLAVSYLQSRWDTHDGAPSVTGGYGPMHLTDARTALAATEHFSEGTEDARGDSARPALHPTAQIPADSQLPARLRTLTKAAKLTGLAASDLRTDEAANVAGGAALLADAQQALGEPLSADPADWYGAIARFSGADDTATAAAYANDVYDVIHTGEERTTDAGQQVALAAQPELAPDTAQLAETGLRTLSAAGTECPKKVSCEWIPAPYSQFGSKYGNHDLGDRPAMQSIKYIVVHDTEGQWEGVLNMVQDPTYVSWNYTIRSTDGLIAQHVKAKDVAWHAGNWYINAKSIGIEHEGFLAAPDAWYTEAMYRSSARLVSYLTKKYGIPLDRQHILGHDTVPGPTTSTVPGMHTDPGPYWDWAHYFDLLGHPVKQTARKSGGLVTIRPDYTTNRPVYTGCVTAGQPCAAHGSSEVRLYSGPGETYPLIKDIGLGTTPTTGVNDLSSRVSTGQQYAVADRSGDWTAIWYLGQEAWFKNPKKHPTAVSATGLVVTPKAGADSIPVYGRAYPEASAYPAGVPAQAVSPLPYTLPKGQKYVVGDKVPGEYYYAVTFTTDSHKVVVGKDLYYEIQYGHRVEFVRAADVTVARSGR